In a single window of the Streptomyces sp. NBC_00094 genome:
- a CDS encoding Na+/H+ antiporter: MDALQLVALVAASAAIAGLARRTPVPAPLLLVAAGLAASYVPGVPDYTLDPHIVLPLILPPLLYTAAVDSSYLDLRANIRPVALLSVGYVLFATVAVGWLAYVIVPDLPLTAALVLGAVVAPPDAVAATAIARKLGLPNRITTILQGESLVNDATAITAYKVALAAAVGEGISWAGGIGEFALAALGGIGVGLILMVPIHWLRRSLGDSLLQNTLSLLIPFVAYAAAEEVHASGVLAVVVVGLFLGHRAWQVDFATRLQEEAVWKMVAFVLESAVFALIGLQLPYVVQGLGQYGIGEAVWYAVGVFVAVVVVRFVWVYPATFLPRWLSTRVREREPGVDWKAPLVVGWAGMRGVVSLAIAFSIPVVTDGVEFPARNLVLFLTFTTVIGTLVVQGLTLPPLIRVLKLPRRDRYAETLAEAQAQSEASRAAEERLDALLADERNALPQPLADRLRTVLERRRNSVWERLGAVNEATGETADDTYRRLSREMIEAEREVFVRLRDARRIDDEMMRTLLRRLDLEEAAAYREEAAD, encoded by the coding sequence ATGGACGCACTGCAGCTGGTGGCACTGGTGGCGGCGAGCGCCGCGATCGCGGGGCTCGCCCGAAGGACCCCGGTGCCGGCCCCGCTGCTCCTGGTCGCCGCCGGACTCGCCGCCTCGTACGTCCCCGGCGTACCGGACTACACGCTCGACCCGCACATCGTGCTGCCGCTGATCCTGCCCCCGCTCCTCTACACGGCCGCCGTCGACTCCTCCTACCTCGACCTGCGGGCCAACATCCGGCCCGTCGCACTGCTCTCCGTCGGCTACGTCCTCTTCGCCACCGTGGCCGTGGGCTGGCTCGCGTACGTGATCGTCCCCGACCTGCCGCTCACCGCCGCCCTCGTGCTCGGCGCCGTGGTGGCCCCACCGGACGCGGTCGCCGCCACCGCCATCGCCCGCAAGCTCGGCCTGCCGAACCGGATCACCACGATCCTCCAGGGCGAGTCCCTCGTGAACGACGCCACCGCCATCACCGCGTACAAGGTCGCCCTCGCGGCGGCCGTCGGCGAGGGCATCAGCTGGGCCGGCGGCATCGGGGAGTTCGCCCTCGCGGCCCTCGGCGGGATCGGGGTCGGCCTGATCCTCATGGTCCCCATCCACTGGCTCCGCCGCAGCCTCGGTGACTCCCTCCTCCAGAACACCCTCTCCCTCCTCATCCCCTTCGTCGCCTACGCGGCCGCCGAGGAGGTCCACGCCTCCGGCGTCCTCGCCGTCGTCGTGGTCGGCCTCTTCCTCGGCCATCGCGCCTGGCAGGTCGACTTCGCGACCCGGCTCCAGGAGGAGGCCGTCTGGAAGATGGTCGCCTTCGTCCTGGAGTCCGCCGTCTTCGCCCTGATCGGCCTCCAGCTGCCGTACGTCGTCCAGGGCCTCGGCCAGTACGGCATCGGTGAGGCGGTCTGGTACGCGGTCGGGGTCTTCGTGGCCGTGGTCGTCGTCCGGTTCGTCTGGGTCTACCCGGCGACGTTCCTGCCCCGCTGGCTCTCCACACGCGTGCGGGAGCGCGAGCCGGGGGTGGACTGGAAGGCGCCGCTCGTCGTCGGCTGGGCCGGTATGCGCGGAGTGGTCTCCCTCGCCATCGCCTTCTCCATCCCCGTCGTCACGGACGGTGTGGAGTTCCCCGCCCGCAACCTCGTCCTCTTCCTCACCTTCACCACCGTCATCGGCACGCTGGTGGTGCAGGGCCTCACCCTGCCCCCGCTCATCCGGGTCCTGAAGCTCCCCCGTCGCGACCGGTACGCCGAGACCCTCGCCGAGGCGCAGGCCCAGAGCGAGGCCTCCCGGGCCGCCGAGGAACGCCTCGACGCACTCCTCGCGGACGAGCGCAACGCCCTACCGCAGCCCCTCGCCGACCGGCTGCGCACGGTCCTGGAGCGGCGCCGGAACTCCGTGTGGGAGCGGCTCGGGGCGGTCAACGAGGCCACCGGGGAGACCGCGGACGACACCTACCGGCGGCTCTCCCGCGAGATGATCGAAGCCGAGCGCGAGGTCTTCGTGCGGCTGCGTGACGCCCGCCGGATCGACGACGAGATGATGCGAACGCTGCTCCGCCGCCTCGACCTGGAGGAGGCCGCCGCGTACCGCGAGGAGGCGGCGGACTAA
- a CDS encoding 1-aminocyclopropane-1-carboxylate deaminase/D-cysteine desulfhydrase, with product MNAFDLALSRLRPRLPSPLEPVEDERFARRGLTLLLKRDDLIHPDLPGNKWRKLGLNLRAADGRPVLTFGGAYSNHLRATAAAGRLLGFPTIGIVRGDELAGRPLNPSLARCAADGMRLEFVDRATYRAKSDPGTLAVLLARAPEGTYVVPEGGSNALAVHGCVELGRELAGAADVVAVACGTGGTLAGLAAGLAPGQRALGVPVLKGGFLGGEVRALQEAAFGGPRGDWALDERFHCGGYARTGPALETFAQDFEARHGLAIERLYVAKMLYGLVTLAEEGAFPAGTRLAAVVTGAPEPPE from the coding sequence GTGAACGCGTTCGACCTCGCCCTCTCCCGTCTGCGGCCCCGGCTCCCCTCGCCCCTGGAGCCGGTGGAGGACGAGCGCTTCGCCCGGCGCGGTCTCACGCTGCTCCTCAAGCGCGACGACCTCATCCATCCCGACCTGCCGGGCAACAAGTGGCGGAAGCTCGGGCTCAACCTGCGGGCGGCGGACGGCCGGCCCGTGCTCACCTTCGGCGGCGCCTACTCGAACCACCTGCGCGCGACGGCCGCCGCCGGCCGGCTCCTCGGCTTCCCGACGATCGGAATCGTCCGCGGTGACGAGCTGGCCGGACGCCCGCTCAACCCCTCGCTCGCGCGGTGCGCGGCGGACGGGATGCGGCTGGAGTTCGTGGACCGGGCCACGTACCGCGCGAAGAGCGACCCCGGCACGCTGGCCGTGCTCCTGGCCCGGGCCCCCGAGGGCACGTACGTGGTCCCGGAGGGCGGCAGCAACGCGCTCGCCGTGCACGGCTGCGTGGAGCTCGGCCGCGAGCTCGCCGGGGCGGCGGACGTGGTGGCCGTCGCCTGCGGCACGGGCGGCACCCTCGCGGGCCTCGCGGCCGGCCTCGCCCCGGGACAGCGGGCGCTGGGCGTCCCGGTCCTCAAGGGCGGCTTCCTGGGCGGGGAGGTCCGCGCGCTCCAGGAGGCGGCGTTCGGCGGGCCGCGCGGCGACTGGGCCCTCGACGAGCGCTTCCACTGCGGCGGTTACGCCCGTACGGGCCCGGCTCTGGAGACGTTCGCACAGGACTTCGAGGCGCGGCATGGACTCGCCATCGAGCGGCTGTATGTCGCCAAAATGCTCTACGGACTCGTCACCCTCGCGGAGGAGGGCGCGTTCCCGGCGGGCACCCGGCTCGCGGCGGTGGTGACGGGCGCCCCGGAGCCGCCGGAATAG
- a CDS encoding N-acetylmuramoyl-L-alanine amidase — MASPMSASRFLDALRDEGLAVVQVGDWSTHNRNHKGPWGPVHGVMIHHTVTRGTASTVRICRDGYEALPGPLCHGVIAKDGTVHLVGYGRANHAGLGDDEVLRAVVAEQRLPTDDEARTDGNRHFYGFECENLGDGEDPWPKVQLDAIARAAAAVCRVHGWTQRSVIGHLEWQPGKVDPRGFTMASMRERVADRLR; from the coding sequence ATGGCCTCACCCATGTCCGCGAGCAGGTTCCTCGACGCGCTGCGCGACGAGGGCCTCGCGGTCGTCCAGGTCGGCGACTGGTCCACCCACAACCGCAACCACAAGGGCCCGTGGGGCCCGGTGCACGGCGTGATGATCCACCACACCGTGACCCGGGGCACCGCGAGCACCGTCCGGATCTGCAGGGACGGCTACGAGGCCCTGCCGGGGCCGCTCTGCCACGGTGTCATCGCCAAGGACGGGACGGTCCACCTCGTCGGCTACGGCCGCGCCAACCACGCGGGCCTCGGCGACGACGAGGTGCTCCGGGCGGTCGTCGCCGAGCAGCGCCTGCCGACGGACGACGAGGCCAGGACGGACGGCAACCGGCACTTCTACGGCTTCGAGTGCGAGAACCTCGGGGACGGCGAGGACCCGTGGCCGAAGGTCCAGCTGGACGCCATCGCGAGGGCGGCGGCCGCGGTGTGCCGGGTGCACGGCTGGACCCAGCGCTCGGTCATCGGGCACCTGGAATGGCAGCCGGGGAAGGTGGACCCGCGCGGCTTCACGATGGCCTCGATGCGGGAACGCGTGGCCGACCGGCTGCGCTGA
- a CDS encoding family 2B encapsulin nanocompartment shell protein gives MSVGSVGDEVRVDQAPQQSLGTAAARNLATTTKSAPQMQEITSRWLLRMMPWVQVQGGTYRVNRRLSYSVGDGRVTFVQTGQRVAVIPAELGELPALRGYEDEDALTELASRCTQREYAAGEIIATTGAAADRVYLLAHGRIEQIGEGPYGDEAVLGVLADGAYLGESALIRDDAVWEWTARAATACTVLELTRDDVRNLADRAGSLAAHLAGVAALPDQRTNTYGEAAIDLSAGHVGEAIVPHTYVDYDASPREYELSVAQTVLKVHSRVADLYNQPMNQTEQQLRLTVEALRERQEHELINNKEFGLLSNCDYGQRIQPHDGAPSPDDMDELLSRRRGSKLFLAHPRAIAAFGRECNKRGLVPESIDVNGNRIPTWRGVPIFPCNKIPVSDARTTSIICMRTGEADQGVIGLHQTGLPDEIEPSLSVRFMGIDEQAIISYLVTAYYSAAILVPDALGVLENVEVSRWR, from the coding sequence ATGTCCGTTGGTTCGGTTGGCGACGAGGTCCGTGTGGACCAGGCACCGCAGCAGAGTCTCGGTACCGCCGCCGCGCGGAACCTCGCCACGACCACCAAGTCCGCCCCGCAGATGCAGGAGATCACCTCACGGTGGCTGCTGCGCATGATGCCGTGGGTGCAGGTGCAGGGCGGTACGTACCGGGTGAACCGCAGGCTCAGCTACTCCGTGGGTGACGGGCGGGTCACCTTCGTCCAGACGGGGCAGCGTGTCGCGGTCATCCCCGCGGAGCTCGGCGAGCTCCCCGCCCTCCGTGGGTACGAGGACGAGGACGCCCTGACCGAGCTCGCGTCCCGCTGCACGCAGCGGGAGTACGCGGCGGGCGAGATCATCGCGACCACCGGCGCCGCCGCCGACCGCGTGTACCTCCTCGCGCACGGCAGGATCGAGCAGATCGGCGAGGGGCCGTACGGGGACGAGGCCGTCCTCGGTGTCCTCGCCGACGGCGCCTACCTCGGCGAGTCCGCGCTGATCCGCGACGACGCCGTCTGGGAGTGGACCGCCCGCGCCGCCACCGCCTGTACCGTCCTGGAGCTCACGCGGGACGACGTACGGAACCTCGCGGACCGGGCCGGCTCGCTCGCCGCCCACCTCGCGGGTGTGGCCGCACTGCCCGATCAGCGCACCAACACCTACGGCGAGGCCGCGATCGACCTCTCCGCCGGCCACGTCGGCGAGGCGATCGTCCCGCACACCTACGTCGACTACGACGCCTCGCCCCGCGAGTACGAGCTCAGCGTCGCCCAGACCGTGCTGAAGGTGCACAGCCGCGTCGCCGACCTCTACAACCAGCCGATGAACCAGACCGAGCAGCAGTTGCGGCTCACGGTCGAGGCGCTCCGCGAGCGCCAGGAACACGAGCTCATCAACAACAAGGAGTTCGGCCTCCTCTCCAACTGCGACTACGGCCAGCGGATCCAGCCCCACGACGGAGCCCCCAGCCCGGACGACATGGACGAGCTGCTCTCCCGCCGCCGGGGCTCGAAGCTCTTCCTCGCCCACCCGCGCGCCATCGCCGCCTTCGGCCGCGAGTGCAACAAGCGGGGACTCGTGCCCGAGTCGATCGATGTCAACGGCAACCGCATCCCGACCTGGCGCGGTGTGCCGATCTTCCCGTGCAACAAGATCCCGGTCTCGGACGCCCGGACCACCTCGATCATCTGCATGCGTACCGGCGAGGCCGACCAGGGCGTGATCGGTCTGCACCAGACCGGCCTCCCCGACGAGATCGAGCCGAGCCTCTCGGTCCGCTTCATGGGCATCGACGAGCAGGCGATCATCTCCTACCTGGTCACGGCCTACTACTCGGCGGCCATCCTCGTCCCGGACGCGCTCGGCGTCCTGGAGAACGTCGAGGTCAGCCGCTGGCGCTGA